From Coturnix japonica isolate 7356 chromosome 1, Coturnix japonica 2.1, whole genome shotgun sequence, the proteins below share one genomic window:
- the WNT7B gene encoding LOW QUALITY PROTEIN: protein Wnt-7b (The sequence of the model RefSeq protein was modified relative to this genomic sequence to represent the inferred CDS: deleted 1 base in 1 codon) has product MAATHLFQREKNASLILPLPCMIAHKGSREAAFTYAIIAAGVAHAVTAACTQGNLSNCGCDREKQGYYNQEEGWKWGGCSADIRYGIEFSRRFVDAREIKKNARRLMNLHNNEAGRKVLEERMKLECKCHGVSGSCTTKTCWTTLPKFREIGYILKEKYNAAVQVEVVRASRLRQPTFLKIKQIKSYQKPMETDLVYIEKSPNYCEEDASTGSVGTQGRLCNRTSPNADGCDMMCCGRGYNTHQYTRVWQCNCKFHWCCFVKCNTCSERTEVFTCK; this is encoded by the exons ATGGCAGCAACTCACTTGttccagagagaaaagaatgctTCTCTGATACTTCCACTGCCCTGTATGATCGCTCACAAAG GTAGCAGAGAAGCAGCGTTCACCTATGCCATCATTGCTGCCGGAGTAGCCCACGCTGTCACGGCCGCCTGCACCCAGGGCAACCTCAGCAATTGTGGCTGTGACCGAGAGAAACAGGGCTACTACAACCAGGAGGAGGGCTGGAAGTGGGGAGGCTGCTCTGCGGATATCAGATACGGCATTGAGTTCTCCCGGAGGTTTGTTGATGCCCGAGAAATCAAAAAGAATGCACGAAGGCTGATGAACTTGCACAACAATGAGGCTGGAAGAAAG GTGCTTGAAGAGAGAATGAAACTGGAGTGCAAGTGTCACGGAGTTTCAGGTTCCTGTACAACCAAGACCTGCTGGACCACACTTCCTAAATTCAGAGAGATCGGatatattttgaaagagaaatacaacGCTGCAGTACAGGTGGAGGTGGTGCGAGCCAGTAGACTAAGACAGCCAACTTTCCTGAAGATCAAGCAGATCAAGAGTTACCAGAAACCAATGGAAACAGATTTAGTGTACATTGAAAAGTCACCAAACTACTGTGAGGAAGATGCTTCCACAGGAAGTGTTGGCACCCAAGGACGACTCTGTAACCGCACCTCTCCCAATGCGGATGGGTGTGACATGATGTGCTGCGGAAGAGGTTACAACACGCACCAGTACACC AGAGTGTGGCAGTGCAACTGCAAATTTCATTGGTGCTGTTTTGTGAAGTGCAACACTTGTAGCGAGCGGACAGAGGTGTTCACCTGCAAATAA